A genomic segment from Saimiri boliviensis isolate mSaiBol1 chromosome 14, mSaiBol1.pri, whole genome shotgun sequence encodes:
- the ZNF672 gene encoding zinc finger protein 672, translated as MFTISATVAAGKPYMCGECGKSFCYSSVLLRHERSHGGDSRFSCLECGEPCAGAADLQAHRRSHAGQTLYICSECGQSFRHSSRLDLHLGTHRQRGRSCLCRTCGRRFPHLPALLLHRRRHHLPERPRRCPLCARAFRQSALRFHQVRAHRKGTNSDPAGPRHRCAQCPRAFRSGAALRSHVRVHVSRSPRRPRASDTHLCGVCGKSFGKNSTLTRHLQTHSGEKPFKCPECGKGFLESATLVRHQRTHTGEKPYACGDCGRCFSESSTLLRHRRSHQGERPHACATCGKGFGQRSDLVVHQRIHTGEKPFPCPECSRRFSDRSDLTKHRRTHTGEKPYRCELCGKRFTCVSNLNVHRRNHAGHKPHKCPECGKAFSVASKLALHRKTHLGERPAECAECGKCFSHSRSLSQHQRAHTRARAAAAAAAVAAVAIQAAVGAALALEGAAEETSGFFVS; from the coding sequence ATGTTCACCATATCTGCAACGGTGGCAGCGGGGAAGCCTTACATGTGCGGCGAGTGTGGCAAGAGCTTCTGCTACAGCTCAGTGCTGCTACGACACGAACGATCTCACGGCGGCGACAGCCGCTTCAGTTGCCTAGAATGCGGCGAGCCCTGCGCAGGGGCTGCCGACCTCCAGGCGCACAGGCGCAGCCATGCTGGCCAGACCCTCTACATCTGCAGTGAGTGCGGCCAAAGCTTCCGCCACAGCAGCCGCCTTGACTTACACTTGGGCACACACCGGCAGCGTGGCCGCTCGTGCCTCTGCCGTACATGCGGCCGCCGCTTCCCGCACCTCCCGGCGCTACTGCTGCACCGCCGCCGGCATCATCTGCCAGAACGGCCCCGCCGCTGCCCGCTGTGTGCCCGCGCATTCCGACAGAGTGCGCTGCGCTTCCACCAGGTGCGGGCGCACCGTAAGGGGACAAACTCGGACCCTGCTGGCCCACGCCACCGTTGCGCGCAGTGCCCGCGAGCCTTCCGAAGCGGCGCCGCACTGCGGAGCCACGTGCGCGTCCACGTGTCCCGGAGCCCCAGGCGACCCCGTGCCTCAGACACCCACCTGTGTGGCGTGTGCGGCAAGAGCTTTGGCAAGAACTCTACGCTGACGCGACACCTGCAGACGCACTCGGGGGAGAAACCGTTCAAGTGCCCGGAGTGCGGCAAGGGCTTCCTGGAGAGTGCCACGCTGGTGCGCCACCAGCGCACGCACACGGGCGAGAAGCCATACGCATGTGGCGACTGCGGACGCTGCTTCAGCGAGAGTTCCACGCTGCTGCGCCATCGGCGCAGCCACCAGGGCGAGCGGCCACATGCATGCGCCACCTGCGGCAAGGGTTTCGGGCAGCGCTCCGACCTGGTGGTGCACCAGCGCATCCACACCGGCGAGAAGCCCTTCCCGTGCCCAGAGTGCAGCCGCCGCTTCAGCGACCGCTCAGACCTCACCAAGCACCGGCGCACGCACACGGGCGAGAAGCCCTACCGCTGCGAACTGTGTGGCAAGCGGTTCACATGCGTGTCCAATCTCAACGTTCATCGGCGCAACCATGCTGGCCACAAGCCACACAAATGTCCCGAGTGCGGCAAGGCCTTCAGCGTCGCCTCTAAGCTTGCGCTCCACCGCAAGACGCACTTGGGAGAACGGCCAGCGGAGTGTGCAGAGTGTGGCAAGTGCTTCAGCCATAGCCGCTCGCTGTCGCAGCATCAGCGAGcccacacgcgcgcgcgcgctgCCGCCGCAGCTGCCGCTGTTGCCGCTGTTGCCATCCAGGCCGCGGTAGGCGCTGCCCTCGCCTTAGAGGGGGCGGCTGAAGAAACGTCAGGGTTCTTTGTGTCCTAG
- the ZNF692 gene encoding zinc finger protein 692 isoform X4: protein MASSTAGDVSCRRREKRRQLDARRSKCRIRLGGHMEQWCLLKERLGFSLHSQLAKFLLDRYTSSGCVLCAGPEPLPPKGLQYLVLLSHAHSRECSLVPGLRGPGGQDGGLVWECSAGHTFSWGPSLSPTPSEALKPASLPHTTRRSWCPEATSGQELADLESEHDERTQEARLPRRVGPPPETFPPPGEEEGEEEEDDDEDEEEMLSDASLWTYSSSPDDSESDAPRLPPSPVTGTPKEGETAPAPAALSTPLAVPSLSASSLGSRAPPLAEVEVQPEIHRTPQAAQQAEPLASTGSLAQSAPTPAWDEDTSQIGPKRIRKAAKRELMPCDFPGCGRIFSNRQYLNHHKKYQHIHQKSFSCPEPACGKSFNFKKHLKEHMKLHSDTRDYICEFCARSFRTSSNLVIHRRIHTGEKPLQCEICGFTCRQKASLNWHQRKHAETVAALRFPCEVCGKRFEKPDSVAAHCSKSHPALLLAPQESPSGPLEPCPSISAPGPLGSSEGPKSVASPQAPTLPPQQ from the exons ATGGCTTCCTCCACGGCGGGGGACGTGTCCTGCAGGCGGCGGGAGAAGCGGCGGCAACTGGACGCGCGCCGCAGCAAGTGCCGCATCCGGCTGGGCGGGCACATGGAGCAGTGGTGCCTCCTCAAGGAGCGGCTGGGCTTCTCCCTGCACTCGCAGCTCGCCAAGTTCCTGCTGGACCG GTACACTTCTTCGGGCTGTGTCCTCTGTGCAG GTCCTGAGCCTTTGCCTCCAAAAGGTCTGCAGTATCTGGTGCTCTTGTCTCATGCCCACAGCAGAGAGTGCAGCCTGGTGCCCGGGCTTCGGGGGCCTGGCGGCCAAGATGGGGGGCTTGTGTGGGAGTGCTCAGCAGGCCATACCTTCTCCTGGGGACCCTCTTTGAGCCCTACACCTTCAGAGGCACTCAAGCCAGCCTCCCTTCCACATACTACCCGGAGAAGTTGGTGTCCCGAGGCCACGAGTGGGCAGGAGCTTGCAG ATTTGGAATCGGAGCATGATGAGAGGACCCAAGAGGCCAGGTTGCCCAG GAGGGTGGGACCCCCACCAGAGACCTTCCCAcctccaggagaggaagagggtgaggaagaagaggacgatgatgaggatgaagaggagATGCTCAGTGATGCCAGCTTATGGACCTACAGCTCCTCCCCAGATGA TAGTGAGTCTGATGCCCCCAGACTACCCCCTTCTCCTGTCACCGGCACACCTAAAGAGGGGGAAACAGCACCAGCCCCTGCAGCACTCTCCACTCCTCTTGCGGTGCCATCCTTGTCAGCATCCTCATTGGGATCCAGAGCTCCTCCACTTGCAGAAGTCGAGGTGCAGCCAGAGATCCACAGGACCCCTCAAGCGGCCCAGCAGGCCGAGCCCCTGGCCAG CACTGGGAGTCTGGCCCAGTCTGCTCCAACCCCGGCCTGGGATGAGGACACTTCACAGATTGGCCCCAAGAGAATTAG GAAAGCTGCCAAAAGAGAGCTGATGCCTTGTGACTTCCCTGGCTGTGGAAGGATTTTCTCCAACCGGCAGTATTTGAAT CACCACAAAAAGTACCAACACATCCACCAGAAGTCTTTCTCCTGCCCAGAGCCAGCCTGTGGGAAGTCCTTCAACTTTAAGAAACACCTGAAGGAGCACATGAAGCTGCACAGTG ACACCCGGGACTACATCTGTGAGTTCTGCGCCCGGTCCTTCCGCACCAGCAGCAACCTTGTCATCCACAGACGCAtccacactggagaaaaacccCTGCA GTGTGAGATATGCGGATTCACCTGCCGCCAGAAGGCCTCCCTGAACTGGCACCAGCGCAAGCACGCAGAGACGGTGGCTGCCTTGCGCTTCCCCTGTGAAGTCTGCGGCAAGCGCTTTGAGAAGCCAGACAGTGTTGCAGCCCACTGTAGCAAAAGTCACCCCGCCCTGCTGTTAGCCCCCCAAGAGTCACCCAGCGGCCCCCTAGAGCCCTGTCCCAGCATCTCTGCCCCTGGGCCTCTGGGGTCCAGCGAGGGGCCCAAGTCCGTTGCATCTCCTCAGGCTCCAACCCTGCCCCCTCAGCAATGA
- the ZNF692 gene encoding zinc finger protein 692 isoform X1, giving the protein MASSTAGDVSCRRREKRRQLDARRSKCRIRLGGHMEQWCLLKERLGFSLHSQLAKFLLDRYTSSGCVLCAGPEPLPPKGLQYLVLLSHAHSRECSLVPGLRGPGGQDGGLVWECSAGHTFSWGPSLSPTPSEALKPASLPHTTRRSWCPEATSGQELADLESEHDERTQEARLPRRVGPPPETFPPPGEEEGEEEEDDDEDEEEMLSDASLWTYSSSPDDESDAPRLPPSPVTGTPKEGETAPAPAALSTPLAVPSLSASSLGSRAPPLAEVEVQPEIHRTPQAAQQAEPLASTGSLAQSAPTPAWDEDTSQIGPKRIRKAAKRELMPCDFPGCGRIFSNRQYLNHHKKYQHIHQKSFSCPEPACGKSFNFKKHLKEHMKLHSDTRDYICEFCARSFRTSSNLVIHRRIHTGEKPLQCEICGFTCRQKASLNWHQRKHAETVAALRFPCEVCGKRFEKPDSVAAHCSKSHPALLLAPQESPSGPLEPCPSISAPGPLGSSEGPKSVASPQAPTLPPQQ; this is encoded by the exons ATGGCTTCCTCCACGGCGGGGGACGTGTCCTGCAGGCGGCGGGAGAAGCGGCGGCAACTGGACGCGCGCCGCAGCAAGTGCCGCATCCGGCTGGGCGGGCACATGGAGCAGTGGTGCCTCCTCAAGGAGCGGCTGGGCTTCTCCCTGCACTCGCAGCTCGCCAAGTTCCTGCTGGACCG GTACACTTCTTCGGGCTGTGTCCTCTGTGCAG GTCCTGAGCCTTTGCCTCCAAAAGGTCTGCAGTATCTGGTGCTCTTGTCTCATGCCCACAGCAGAGAGTGCAGCCTGGTGCCCGGGCTTCGGGGGCCTGGCGGCCAAGATGGGGGGCTTGTGTGGGAGTGCTCAGCAGGCCATACCTTCTCCTGGGGACCCTCTTTGAGCCCTACACCTTCAGAGGCACTCAAGCCAGCCTCCCTTCCACATACTACCCGGAGAAGTTGGTGTCCCGAGGCCACGAGTGGGCAGGAGCTTGCAG ATTTGGAATCGGAGCATGATGAGAGGACCCAAGAGGCCAGGTTGCCCAG GAGGGTGGGACCCCCACCAGAGACCTTCCCAcctccaggagaggaagagggtgaggaagaagaggacgatgatgaggatgaagaggagATGCTCAGTGATGCCAGCTTATGGACCTACAGCTCCTCCCCAGATGA TGAGTCTGATGCCCCCAGACTACCCCCTTCTCCTGTCACCGGCACACCTAAAGAGGGGGAAACAGCACCAGCCCCTGCAGCACTCTCCACTCCTCTTGCGGTGCCATCCTTGTCAGCATCCTCATTGGGATCCAGAGCTCCTCCACTTGCAGAAGTCGAGGTGCAGCCAGAGATCCACAGGACCCCTCAAGCGGCCCAGCAGGCCGAGCCCCTGGCCAG CACTGGGAGTCTGGCCCAGTCTGCTCCAACCCCGGCCTGGGATGAGGACACTTCACAGATTGGCCCCAAGAGAATTAG GAAAGCTGCCAAAAGAGAGCTGATGCCTTGTGACTTCCCTGGCTGTGGAAGGATTTTCTCCAACCGGCAGTATTTGAAT CACCACAAAAAGTACCAACACATCCACCAGAAGTCTTTCTCCTGCCCAGAGCCAGCCTGTGGGAAGTCCTTCAACTTTAAGAAACACCTGAAGGAGCACATGAAGCTGCACAGTG ACACCCGGGACTACATCTGTGAGTTCTGCGCCCGGTCCTTCCGCACCAGCAGCAACCTTGTCATCCACAGACGCAtccacactggagaaaaacccCTGCA GTGTGAGATATGCGGATTCACCTGCCGCCAGAAGGCCTCCCTGAACTGGCACCAGCGCAAGCACGCAGAGACGGTGGCTGCCTTGCGCTTCCCCTGTGAAGTCTGCGGCAAGCGCTTTGAGAAGCCAGACAGTGTTGCAGCCCACTGTAGCAAAAGTCACCCCGCCCTGCTGTTAGCCCCCCAAGAGTCACCCAGCGGCCCCCTAGAGCCCTGTCCCAGCATCTCTGCCCCTGGGCCTCTGGGGTCCAGCGAGGGGCCCAAGTCCGTTGCATCTCCTCAGGCTCCAACCCTGCCCCCTCAGCAATGA
- the ZNF692 gene encoding zinc finger protein 692 isoform X3 produces the protein MASSTAGDVSCRRREKRRQLDARRSKCRIRLGGHMEQWCLLKERLGFSLHSQLAKFLLDRYTSSGCVLCAGPEPLPPKGLQYLVLLSHAHSRECSLVPGLRGPGGQDGGLVWECSAGHTFSWGPSLSPTPSEALKPASLPHTTRRSWCPEATSGQELADLESEHDERTQEARLPRRVGPPPETFPPPGEEEVSLMPPDYPLLLSPAHLKRGKQHQPLQHSPLLLRCHPCQHPHWDPELLHLQKSRCSQRSTGPLKRPSRPSPWPEPACGKSFNFKKHLKEHMKLHSDTRDYICEFCARSFRTSSNLVIHRRIHTGEKPLQCEICGFTCRQKASLNWHQRKHAETVAALRFPCEVCGKRFEKPDSVAAHCSKSHPALLLAPQESPSGPLEPCPSISAPGPLGSSEGPKSVASPQAPTLPPQQ, from the exons ATGGCTTCCTCCACGGCGGGGGACGTGTCCTGCAGGCGGCGGGAGAAGCGGCGGCAACTGGACGCGCGCCGCAGCAAGTGCCGCATCCGGCTGGGCGGGCACATGGAGCAGTGGTGCCTCCTCAAGGAGCGGCTGGGCTTCTCCCTGCACTCGCAGCTCGCCAAGTTCCTGCTGGACCG GTACACTTCTTCGGGCTGTGTCCTCTGTGCAG GTCCTGAGCCTTTGCCTCCAAAAGGTCTGCAGTATCTGGTGCTCTTGTCTCATGCCCACAGCAGAGAGTGCAGCCTGGTGCCCGGGCTTCGGGGGCCTGGCGGCCAAGATGGGGGGCTTGTGTGGGAGTGCTCAGCAGGCCATACCTTCTCCTGGGGACCCTCTTTGAGCCCTACACCTTCAGAGGCACTCAAGCCAGCCTCCCTTCCACATACTACCCGGAGAAGTTGGTGTCCCGAGGCCACGAGTGGGCAGGAGCTTGCAG ATTTGGAATCGGAGCATGATGAGAGGACCCAAGAGGCCAGGTTGCCCAG GAGGGTGGGACCCCCACCAGAGACCTTCCCAcctccaggagaggaagagg TGAGTCTGATGCCCCCAGACTACCCCCTTCTCCTGTCACCGGCACACCTAAAGAGGGGGAAACAGCACCAGCCCCTGCAGCACTCTCCACTCCTCTTGCGGTGCCATCCTTGTCAGCATCCTCATTGGGATCCAGAGCTCCTCCACTTGCAGAAGTCGAGGTGCAGCCAGAGATCCACAGGACCCCTCAAGCGGCCCAGCAGGCCGAGCCCCTGGCCAG AGCCAGCCTGTGGGAAGTCCTTCAACTTTAAGAAACACCTGAAGGAGCACATGAAGCTGCACAGTG ACACCCGGGACTACATCTGTGAGTTCTGCGCCCGGTCCTTCCGCACCAGCAGCAACCTTGTCATCCACAGACGCAtccacactggagaaaaacccCTGCA GTGTGAGATATGCGGATTCACCTGCCGCCAGAAGGCCTCCCTGAACTGGCACCAGCGCAAGCACGCAGAGACGGTGGCTGCCTTGCGCTTCCCCTGTGAAGTCTGCGGCAAGCGCTTTGAGAAGCCAGACAGTGTTGCAGCCCACTGTAGCAAAAGTCACCCCGCCCTGCTGTTAGCCCCCCAAGAGTCACCCAGCGGCCCCCTAGAGCCCTGTCCCAGCATCTCTGCCCCTGGGCCTCTGGGGTCCAGCGAGGGGCCCAAGTCCGTTGCATCTCCTCAGGCTCCAACCCTGCCCCCTCAGCAATGA
- the ZNF692 gene encoding zinc finger protein 692 isoform X2 → MASSTAGDVSCRRREKRRQLDARRSKCRIRLGGHMEQWCLLKERLGFSLHSQLAKFLLDRYTSSGCVLCAGPEPLPPKGLQYLVLLSHAHSRECSLVPGLRGPGGQDGGLVWECSAGHTFSWGPSLSPTPSEALKPASLPHTTRRSWCPEATSGQELADLESEHDERTQEARLPRRVGPPPETFPPPGEEEVVSLMPPDYPLLLSPAHLKRGKQHQPLQHSPLLLRCHPCQHPHWDPELLHLQKSRCSQRSTGPLKRPSRPSPWPEPACGKSFNFKKHLKEHMKLHSDTRDYICEFCARSFRTSSNLVIHRRIHTGEKPLQCEICGFTCRQKASLNWHQRKHAETVAALRFPCEVCGKRFEKPDSVAAHCSKSHPALLLAPQESPSGPLEPCPSISAPGPLGSSEGPKSVASPQAPTLPPQQ, encoded by the exons ATGGCTTCCTCCACGGCGGGGGACGTGTCCTGCAGGCGGCGGGAGAAGCGGCGGCAACTGGACGCGCGCCGCAGCAAGTGCCGCATCCGGCTGGGCGGGCACATGGAGCAGTGGTGCCTCCTCAAGGAGCGGCTGGGCTTCTCCCTGCACTCGCAGCTCGCCAAGTTCCTGCTGGACCG GTACACTTCTTCGGGCTGTGTCCTCTGTGCAG GTCCTGAGCCTTTGCCTCCAAAAGGTCTGCAGTATCTGGTGCTCTTGTCTCATGCCCACAGCAGAGAGTGCAGCCTGGTGCCCGGGCTTCGGGGGCCTGGCGGCCAAGATGGGGGGCTTGTGTGGGAGTGCTCAGCAGGCCATACCTTCTCCTGGGGACCCTCTTTGAGCCCTACACCTTCAGAGGCACTCAAGCCAGCCTCCCTTCCACATACTACCCGGAGAAGTTGGTGTCCCGAGGCCACGAGTGGGCAGGAGCTTGCAG ATTTGGAATCGGAGCATGATGAGAGGACCCAAGAGGCCAGGTTGCCCAG GAGGGTGGGACCCCCACCAGAGACCTTCCCAcctccaggagaggaagagg TAGTGAGTCTGATGCCCCCAGACTACCCCCTTCTCCTGTCACCGGCACACCTAAAGAGGGGGAAACAGCACCAGCCCCTGCAGCACTCTCCACTCCTCTTGCGGTGCCATCCTTGTCAGCATCCTCATTGGGATCCAGAGCTCCTCCACTTGCAGAAGTCGAGGTGCAGCCAGAGATCCACAGGACCCCTCAAGCGGCCCAGCAGGCCGAGCCCCTGGCCAG AGCCAGCCTGTGGGAAGTCCTTCAACTTTAAGAAACACCTGAAGGAGCACATGAAGCTGCACAGTG ACACCCGGGACTACATCTGTGAGTTCTGCGCCCGGTCCTTCCGCACCAGCAGCAACCTTGTCATCCACAGACGCAtccacactggagaaaaacccCTGCA GTGTGAGATATGCGGATTCACCTGCCGCCAGAAGGCCTCCCTGAACTGGCACCAGCGCAAGCACGCAGAGACGGTGGCTGCCTTGCGCTTCCCCTGTGAAGTCTGCGGCAAGCGCTTTGAGAAGCCAGACAGTGTTGCAGCCCACTGTAGCAAAAGTCACCCCGCCCTGCTGTTAGCCCCCCAAGAGTCACCCAGCGGCCCCCTAGAGCCCTGTCCCAGCATCTCTGCCCCTGGGCCTCTGGGGTCCAGCGAGGGGCCCAAGTCCGTTGCATCTCCTCAGGCTCCAACCCTGCCCCCTCAGCAATGA